In one Candidatus Omnitrophota bacterium genomic region, the following are encoded:
- a CDS encoding hybrid sensor histidine kinase/response regulator, which translates to MAKREIKILHIDDSPIDREIMAEALKAIEDFEIKIESARTATEGLEKAAGVKDRFDVIIVDYKMPGLTGVDFMRKLKEKNIDIPVIMSTGAGSEKVAVEVMKLGAYDYMLKDEAFRGGTSLVVKRTLQRYEEKKERERLEAETKEYDRKLKKANEELRKVSQMKSDFVSIVSHELRTPLSSIREGVSQVLDGVTGEINNKQRKYLAISIEEIDRLNKIVNDLLNISRLEAGKVELNKESIGISGLVNKVIDGFKHLIKDKDISLTSIVPQNDIKISLDAEKIRQVVLNLIFNAYKFTKEKGKITVEVKNKEDKVEIVVKDTGIGIAREDIPRLFSKFAQFGQKGVYRGKGTGLGLVICKSFIEMHGGKIWAESELNKGSKFIFSLPKKPGV; encoded by the coding sequence ATGGCGAAGAGAGAGATAAAAATACTTCATATAGATGACAGTCCGATAGATAGAGAGATAATGGCCGAGGCTCTTAAAGCAATTGAGGATTTTGAGATAAAGATAGAATCTGCCCGAACGGCAACGGAGGGTCTAGAAAAGGCAGCCGGGGTTAAGGATAGATTCGATGTGATTATAGTAGATTATAAAATGCCGGGATTGACCGGTGTAGACTTTATGCGCAAGCTTAAAGAAAAAAATATAGATATACCGGTTATAATGTCTACCGGTGCGGGCAGCGAAAAAGTTGCTGTGGAGGTAATGAAACTCGGAGCCTATGATTATATGTTAAAGGACGAGGCTTTTAGGGGAGGAACTTCTTTGGTTGTTAAAAGAACGCTCCAGAGGTACGAAGAAAAGAAAGAAAGAGAGCGCTTAGAGGCCGAAACTAAAGAATATGACCGAAAACTTAAAAAGGCAAATGAGGAACTTAGAAAAGTCAGCCAGATGAAAAGCGATTTTGTTTCGATTGTATCTCATGAATTACGTACACCCTTATCTTCTATCAGGGAAGGGGTTTCCCAGGTCCTGGATGGAGTAACTGGCGAGATTAATAATAAACAGAGGAAGTATTTAGCCATATCTATTGAGGAAATAGACCGTTTGAACAAAATAGTAAACGACCTCTTAAATATTTCAAGGCTTGAAGCCGGTAAAGTCGAACTTAACAAGGAGTCGATAGGTATATCCGGGCTCGTTAATAAAGTTATTGATGGATTTAAGCATCTGATTAAGGATAAGGATATTTCACTGACGAGCATTGTTCCTCAAAACGATATAAAAATCTCTCTGGACGCAGAAAAGATCAGACAAGTCGTTTTAAACTTAATATTCAACGCCTATAAGTTTACCAAAGAAAAAGGAAAAATAACAGTAGAAGTAAAGAATAAAGAAGATAAAGTGGAGATCGTGGTGAAAGATACCGGTATAGGAATAGCCAGGGAGGACATTCCAAGGTTATTCAGTAAATTTGCGCAATTCGGCCAGAAAGGAGTTTACCGGGGAAAAGGAACAGGATTAGGTCTGGTTATCTGTAAAAGCTTCATTGAAATGCACGGAGGAAAAATTTGGGCCGAGTCAGAATTAAATAAAGGTAGTAAGTTTATATTCAGCTTGCCGAAAAAACCGGGAGTTTAA
- a CDS encoding Cache 3/Cache 2 fusion domain-containing protein, translating to MKIGDIDIKWQLILISILLVTLPVIMLGIMSYNSARQGILNNIIVTLKTQSSDWLVVTQAYYDLIEENKKAAGGRTRNIVTSQASGILKLINNHLRKDPTSVALKEPLLRARKYEKNMLLYGFAGREFNTYVENFDLAIKDMKKLITEASSIIGLDTKSVTAALKKYKKEMGVVKSGGRVEGAKNLVDGAVRVASDELELEFGKLADKLSEERLKELLSSTVIGETGYVYILDYKGNYVLSKERKMDRANIWYAEDSKGRFFIQDIIKKGQVLKEDKIDYDSYVWKDSGEKSARKKFVAVMHIPEKEWVVGVTIYPEDLLAKDFEDIKKEELKSLMAQQKIGKTGYVYIIDGQGEDEGRYILSKSRKDDGENVLLMKDYKGKRFIKQIIESAPNLKKDESGAMTYLWKDKDKRFPRLRAMAYVYFQPWNWIIGTSVYLDEFFEDINSIRNQIVLVCITAIMLGSTIAYFFTSAMTNTFKQLVSKMNSAAHGNLDIDMGDVKALNDKNEIGQLANAFKQMTENLRLTTFSKDYVDDIIGNMNDALLVIDSNERIKKVNNATCRLLGYTQNEILKHPLDDFFTPKFEGLKIFKNRIFQGEIISNLEIEFKSNTGNPILVSLNGALLKDSEGKDTSAILAARDIREHKKLLDDLSKTRKDLEEKIKKLEKGDKAMLFMIEDLNTISQDLRKARDKLEQKVIEVERSNKELDDFTYVVSHDLKEPLRGIAAFTGFLDDKYKSKLDGQAKHYIELIKKSADKMEVLIKDLLKLSRISRWKKPPENIELNKLLNEIKEDLFLRLKERKVDLKILKLPAIKYEKVRISQLFTNLITNAVKYNDKKNPQVEIGCEKSNDEKFKFYVKDNGKGIPEEYREKVFGLFQRLQPDDQKGTGAGLTICKKIVESHGGEIWVESETDKGSVFYFTVPKK from the coding sequence ATGAAGATCGGCGATATCGATATAAAATGGCAGTTAATATTAATATCTATCTTACTGGTTACCCTGCCGGTAATTATGTTAGGTATAATGAGTTATAATAGCGCAAGGCAAGGCATATTGAACAATATTATTGTGACATTAAAGACTCAATCTTCCGATTGGCTGGTTGTCACCCAGGCATATTATGATTTAATTGAGGAAAATAAAAAGGCTGCTGGGGGTAGAACCAGGAATATTGTAACTTCTCAGGCCTCGGGAATTTTAAAACTGATAAATAATCATCTCAGAAAAGACCCAACATCGGTCGCCTTAAAGGAGCCGTTGCTCCGAGCCAGAAAATATGAGAAAAATATGCTTCTTTACGGTTTCGCCGGGCGGGAGTTTAATACGTATGTTGAAAATTTCGATCTGGCTATCAAAGATATGAAGAAACTTATTACCGAGGCAAGTTCAATAATTGGCTTGGATACTAAATCAGTAACAGCAGCATTAAAGAAATATAAAAAGGAAATGGGTGTTGTAAAATCAGGAGGGAGGGTGGAAGGCGCCAAAAACCTTGTTGATGGTGCAGTCAGAGTGGCAAGTGATGAATTAGAATTAGAATTTGGCAAATTAGCAGATAAACTGTCTGAAGAGAGATTGAAGGAATTATTGTCATCTACGGTTATTGGTGAGACCGGCTATGTTTATATACTCGATTATAAAGGGAATTATGTTCTTTCTAAAGAAAGAAAAATGGATCGGGCTAATATTTGGTATGCAGAAGATAGTAAAGGAAGATTTTTTATCCAGGATATTATTAAAAAAGGGCAAGTCTTAAAGGAAGATAAAATTGATTATGATAGTTACGTTTGGAAGGATAGCGGAGAGAAGTCAGCCAGGAAGAAGTTTGTTGCCGTGATGCACATTCCCGAGAAAGAATGGGTTGTAGGAGTGACTATTTATCCTGAAGATTTGCTTGCGAAGGACTTTGAAGATATAAAAAAAGAAGAACTAAAGAGCTTGATGGCACAACAAAAGATAGGCAAGACGGGATATGTCTATATTATTGACGGCCAGGGAGAGGATGAGGGCCGTTATATTTTATCAAAAAGCAGGAAGGATGATGGCGAAAATGTTCTTTTGATGAAGGATTACAAAGGAAAACGATTCATCAAACAAATAATTGAAAGCGCGCCTAATCTGAAAAAAGATGAGTCTGGGGCAATGACTTATTTATGGAAAGACAAAGATAAACGGTTTCCCAGGCTGAGAGCAATGGCTTATGTTTATTTTCAACCCTGGAATTGGATTATAGGTACTTCTGTTTATCTGGATGAGTTTTTCGAAGATATAAATAGTATAAGAAACCAGATAGTTCTTGTCTGCATTACAGCGATAATGTTAGGTTCAACGATCGCTTACTTTTTTACATCGGCGATGACAAATACATTTAAACAACTGGTTAGTAAAATGAACAGCGCTGCCCACGGGAATTTAGATATAGATATGGGAGATGTTAAGGCATTGAACGATAAAAACGAAATTGGCCAGCTGGCAAACGCTTTTAAGCAGATGACTGAGAATCTACGCCTGACGACTTTTTCAAAGGATTACGTTGACGATATTATTGGTAATATGAATGATGCATTGCTGGTGATTGATAGCAACGAAAGGATTAAAAAGGTGAATAACGCTACCTGTCGGTTGCTGGGTTATACTCAGAATGAGATATTAAAACATCCTCTGGATGATTTTTTTACACCGAAGTTCGAAGGTTTAAAGATTTTTAAAAACAGGATTTTTCAGGGAGAGATTATATCGAATCTGGAAATAGAATTTAAAAGCAATACGGGTAATCCTATCCTGGTAAGTCTTAATGGAGCTTTACTTAAAGATTCCGAGGGAAAGGATACCAGCGCTATTTTAGCGGCAAGGGACATTAGAGAACATAAAAAACTTTTAGACGACCTGTCCAAAACCAGGAAAGACCTGGAAGAAAAAATAAAAAAACTTGAAAAAGGCGATAAAGCAATGCTTTTTATGATTGAAGATTTAAATACCATAAGCCAGGATTTAAGAAAAGCCAGAGATAAACTTGAACAAAAGGTTATCGAGGTAGAAAGATCCAATAAAGAACTGGATGATTTTACTTATGTTGTTTCACACGATTTAAAGGAACCTTTGCGAGGCATTGCTGCTTTTACTGGTTTCCTGGATGATAAATACAAGTCCAAATTAGACGGACAGGCAAAGCACTATATTGAGCTTATAAAAAAGTCGGCGGACAAAATGGAAGTTTTGATAAAAGACCTTTTAAAACTTTCCCGGATAAGCCGCTGGAAAAAACCTCCCGAGAATATAGAACTAAACAAGCTTTTAAATGAGATAAAAGAAGATCTTTTCTTGCGTCTCAAGGAAAGAAAAGTCGATCTTAAAATTCTTAAACTCCCGGCAATTAAATATGAAAAAGTAAGGATATCTCAGCTTTTCACTAACCTGATTACTAATGCTGTTAAGTATAACGATAAGAAAAATCCGCAGGTGGAAATAGGTTGCGAAAAATCTAATGATGAAAAGTTCAAATTTTATGTCAAAGACAACGGAAAAGGGATCCCGGAAGAATATCGTGAAAAGGTATTTGGTCTATTTCAAAGATTACAGCCTGATGACCAAAAAGGCACAGGTGCGGGCCTAACTATCTGTAAAAAAATAGTGGAATCTCACGGAGGAGAAATCTGGGTCGAATCAGAAACTGACAAAGGGAGCGTTTTTTATTTTACGGTTCCTAAAAAATAG
- a CDS encoding PAS domain S-box protein codes for MLRYRKEDDKTDKSRKLLAAILGGSPAATFFIKKSKAIWVSKAAEGILGWPLEKWLDEPSMAFIYPNREEFERVNNEIIYKDIVKKGRISYEYDYVHRDGHRVPTLVIMQAINRDDLDEGFIFSMMDNTERVKTSNAIKELNEGLEQKIEKRTKELKEKVNELERFREATVNRELRMEEMKKEIERLRKQLQEKDKTKAEK; via the coding sequence ATGTTAAGATACAGAAAAGAAGATGACAAAACAGATAAATCTCGCAAACTTTTAGCCGCAATCTTAGGAGGTTCTCCAGCCGCGACATTTTTTATTAAAAAAAGTAAAGCCATTTGGGTAAGTAAGGCAGCAGAGGGTATTTTAGGCTGGCCGTTGGAAAAATGGCTGGATGAACCGTCGATGGCGTTTATTTATCCAAACCGGGAAGAATTTGAAAGAGTTAACAATGAAATTATCTATAAAGATATAGTAAAAAAAGGACGTATTAGTTATGAGTATGATTATGTCCATCGGGATGGACACCGTGTTCCCACTTTGGTGATTATGCAGGCTATCAATAGAGATGATCTTGACGAGGGATTTATTTTTTCTATGATGGATAATACAGAACGCGTGAAGACTTCCAATGCGATAAAAGAGCTGAACGAGGGTTTAGAACAGAAAATAGAGAAAAGGACAAAAGAACTGAAAGAAAAAGTGAATGAATTAGAAAGATTCAGGGAGGCTACGGTAAACAGAGAGCTCAGGATGGAAGAGATGAAGAAAGAAATAGAGCGTTTGCGGAAACAACTTCAGGAAAAAGATAAAACAAAAGCTGAAAAGTAA
- a CDS encoding ROK family protein produces the protein MKKYIIGLDIGGTKTSCVIGTKKGRILGKSLFPTETQKGSSQTLKRIIKNIKELLRRLDITLAEVEGMGIGAPGPLDPIKGVILNTPNMPGWNNVCLKEIFSRKFNLPVILDNDANAAALGEKIFGAGKDIGDMFYFTVSTGIGGGLIIGGKVYHGASFDAAEVGHTVVLVDGPKCKCGKRGCLEALASGTAIARKAKEKVKFEPSSLILKLAGNSSSITARIVSQAAEKGDELAKQIFQEAGRFLGIGVANVLNLINPQMVVIGGGVSLAGELLFKPMKESAKKEAFGKTYQVCQIVPSKLKDKVGDLGAVSLVFNKYRRKDGGHS, from the coding sequence GTGAAAAAATATATCATTGGTTTAGATATAGGCGGTACCAAGACATCATGTGTAATCGGAACAAAAAAAGGAAGAATACTAGGTAAGTCATTATTCCCCACCGAAACCCAAAAAGGGTCGAGTCAGACTCTTAAGAGGATAATCAAAAATATAAAAGAGTTGTTAAGGCGCTTGGATATTACCCTGGCTGAAGTAGAGGGGATGGGTATTGGCGCCCCGGGACCTTTGGATCCGATAAAAGGCGTAATTCTTAATACGCCCAATATGCCCGGTTGGAACAATGTTTGCTTAAAGGAAATATTTAGCCGGAAATTTAATTTGCCGGTTATATTGGATAATGATGCTAATGCCGCTGCTTTAGGAGAAAAGATTTTTGGGGCAGGTAAAGACATAGGTGATATGTTTTATTTTACAGTCAGTACGGGTATAGGCGGGGGACTTATTATCGGGGGTAAAGTTTATCATGGGGCTAGCTTTGATGCCGCTGAAGTAGGACATACAGTTGTCTTGGTGGATGGCCCAAAGTGTAAATGCGGCAAGCGTGGTTGTCTTGAGGCGCTGGCCAGCGGAACTGCAATAGCCAGAAAGGCCAAAGAAAAAGTTAAGTTTGAACCGTCTTCGCTTATTTTAAAATTAGCCGGCAATAGCAGCTCCATTACTGCCAGAATAGTCAGCCAGGCGGCCGAGAAGGGTGATGAGCTGGCTAAGCAAATTTTTCAGGAAGCAGGAAGATTTTTAGGAATAGGTGTAGCTAACGTTCTTAATCTAATTAATCCTCAAATGGTAGTAATCGGCGGGGGAGTTTCTTTAGCCGGCGAACTCTTGTTTAAACCAATGAAAGAAAGCGCTAAAAAAGAGGCATTCGGAAAGACCTATCAGGTTTGTCAGATAGTCCCTTCTAAACTTAAAGATAAAGTCGGCGATTTAGGAGCTGTTAGCCTTGTTTTCAATAAATACCGAAGAAAGGATGGAGGACACAGTTGA
- a CDS encoding 3'-5' exonuclease, with protein MNDKDDLALENVIFAFFDLETTGLEPGQGDKICEVAVLRTRSGQHLESFHSLVDPGRALSPAAYAVNGITQKMLDGKPKFKQISGQVLKMFDDAVIVCHNALFDIRFLKVELEEAGLRLPDYQIIDTLTLARKHFNFSNNSLGSIARFLGIKIEQSHRAMGDCITTHQVFERFLKDLNWRRTITLNKLLNVPR; from the coding sequence GTGAATGATAAAGATGATTTAGCGTTAGAAAATGTCATTTTTGCCTTTTTTGATCTAGAGACTACCGGTCTTGAACCAGGTCAGGGAGATAAGATTTGCGAAGTGGCTGTATTGAGGACTCGTAGCGGTCAGCACCTGGAATCTTTTCATAGTTTGGTAGACCCCGGAAGAGCACTTTCCCCGGCGGCTTATGCGGTAAACGGCATAACTCAAAAAATGCTGGATGGAAAGCCAAAGTTTAAGCAGATATCCGGTCAGGTGTTAAAGATGTTTGACGATGCAGTTATTGTTTGTCATAACGCGCTGTTTGATATAAGGTTTCTTAAGGTTGAGCTTGAGGAGGCCGGACTTAGGCTTCCTGATTATCAGATAATTGATACCTTGACGCTTGCCAGGAAGCACTTCAATTTTTCTAATAACAGTCTGGGTAGCATAGCCCGGTTCCTGGGAATTAAGATTGAACAAAGCCACCGGGCAATGGGTGATTGCATTACGACCCATCAGGTTTTTGAAAGATTTTTAAAAGATCTTAATTGGCGGAGGACAATTACATTAAATAAACTTCTTAATGTGCCGAGGTAG